In Methanofastidiosum sp., the sequence ACAAAGTCTCTCAACAAGATTGAAGAAAGATTAAATGCAAATACCATGAGAATTAAATAAATCAATAATGCAATTAAGATAAATACAGACCACCTATAAACAAATCCGAGAGCATCACCACCTTTTTGGAATAATAGAAGGCTTTCTCCGAGATATTCAAAAAGATATGAAGTTGTAAGGATATAAAATAGTGTCGGGATGACAAAAGGTAAGAATAACTGGATATTGAGACTCTGGCTTGAAACAGAAAAAACCTCTTTTAAGGATAGTTTGGGCATAATCAGAACACAAACTATTGATTAAAAAACGTTTTGGTCACTTAAGTAGAAGGAAAAATAGCAGTAATACTATCAAAAGCAAGAAACCTAATAAAATTCCCCCATACAGAAGGATATTATTCACAGAACTTAACCCTTTAGATGATTCAAGAAGTTGATTACATTTAGATATATAATCTTCACATGAAGCTACTTTTTTCACATTATTAAGATTATTGAACTCAGCGCTTGCTTTTTGGAAGTATGATTTTGCATTCTGGAAGTCATTTGAGGAAAAGTAGTTCTTTCCAATGTTGAAATAATCCATGGCCTTCTTATAATTATCAATTTTTAGCATATTGCTCTGAATTAAATTTATTTTTTGATTATCTCCTAATCTCTGGTAAATATCAAGAGCAGTGTTATAACTAGAACGGGCCTTGTCTAAATTTTCTTCAGACATATATTTATTGGCCTCATTAAGATAATTCTGAGCTTCTATGTATCTAGTTGCCTTTTCGATCATCTCGCCAGATTTTAATGCTGCATCAAAGTCTTGTTTATTTAAAGACGCTTTTTTTGAATCCTCAAAATATAGTATGGACTTCTGATATTCTCCCATATCAAAGAAATATAATCCCATCTCATAAGAAGAACCTGTATTCAGAAATAGTTCACATTTTTGAATGTAATCATCAGCTTCTAGAACTTTGTTTGTATTTTTATCTTTTCTATATTCTTCTCTTGCTATTTTAAAGTATACTAGCGCATCTCTATAATTTTCACTATTAAATGATCCTAAAGCCTGACTGAAATACATATCAGCCTTATTTATGCCCACCATGTTTTCATACGCTGAAATAACATTGGCATAATCGGCTATTACTATATCCAGAGTTCCATTGTGATCCATGTCCTTAATCACTACATATTCAGTCATATAATTATCATTAGAGTTCCATAGAAGATGTCCAAGACCATCCAATAAGAATATTTCACCATAGGCCTTGTTAAATCTATATGTGGCTGAAGACCCTGCGACAATTTCCCCATAACCATCTTCGTTAAGGTCAGATGAATGTACATTAGTTATTGCCTTCCCAAGATTACTTTCCCATATTTTTGCCCCAGTCTTATCAAGCACATATACTTTCTCTCCAGCCGCAATTACTTCAAGATTTCCGTCTCCAAGAATATTTGCAACTTTTATATCTGAGCCTTGTTTAATTGGATAAAGCCACAAAAGATGGAGGGTATTAGAGGATTCTTTTACATGAAAACAATATACATATTTTTCAGATAGTGCAATAATCTCTATTTTTTCATCGCCAACTTGGTAATCACTTCCATTGTCAAGATTTACAGCTACGACTTTCTTTATGTCCATTCCTGCACCAGTACTATAAGTATGAATCATCTCCCAAGTGCCTGCTGAAGAGTTATAATCATAAACAGAAATATTTCCTTCACCAGTAATATTTGACCCTCCAATGATGATCTCTCTTTCTATATCTGAATCAAGATTTGCAGAAGTGATACTATTAATTGGTTTTAGTGTTTTTGCAATGGTAGAGAAATCGTATGTATATCCATCATAATTTATCATGCTAGCATTAACTCCTGCTATAAGGGCCACTTCTTTACCATCGCCAAATACATCTGCCCATTTGATTTCACTTACTGGAACAGACTTGAAATATTCTTTAGCCATACCTTGTTCAGTAAGAATATAAAAATGTGATTCTGTCAATAACAAAATATCTTTTTGCCCATTTCCGTTAAAATCTACCCCATACGCATCTTTTGGGTAGAATTTTGTATTATTTGGATCTGGAGG encodes:
- a CDS encoding tetratricopeptide repeat protein produces the protein MAKIKFLNIQKSKVVPIFFILLVLLSVISASEMSLKFSNKPKGDMIMSMRLIDHSQDSVGKLLVTTGFKRGEPYENGYIYLFNYNGQIIWNKEIGNVDSTMASIRDSLPSPPDPNNTKFYPKDAYGVDFNGNGQKDILLLTESHFYILTEQGMAKEYFKSVPVSEIKWADVFGDGKEVALIAGVNASMINYDGYTYDFSTIAKTLKPINSITSANLDSDIEREIIIGGSNITGEGNISVYDYNSSAGTWEMIHTYSTGAGMDIKKVVAVNLDNGSDYQVGDEKIEIIALSEKYVYCFHVKESSNTLHLLWLYPIKQGSDIKVANILGDGNLEVIAAGEKVYVLDKTGAKIWESNLGKAITNVHSSDLNEDGYGEIVAGSSATYRFNKAYGEIFLLDGLGHLLWNSNDNYMTEYVVIKDMDHNGTLDIVIADYANVISAYENMVGINKADMYFSQALGSFNSENYRDALVYFKIAREEYRKDKNTNKVLEADDYIQKCELFLNTGSSYEMGLYFFDMGEYQKSILYFEDSKKASLNKQDFDAALKSGEMIEKATRYIEAQNYLNEANKYMSEENLDKARSSYNTALDIYQRLGDNQKINLIQSNMLKIDNYKKAMDYFNIGKNYFSSNDFQNAKSYFQKASAEFNNLNNVKKVASCEDYISKCNQLLESSKGLSSVNNILLYGGILLGFLLLIVLLLFFLLLK